In a genomic window of Meriones unguiculatus strain TT.TT164.6M chromosome 8, Bangor_MerUng_6.1, whole genome shotgun sequence:
- the Tank gene encoding TRAF family member-associated NF-kappa-B activator isoform X4: MESSRDNSYGYVPLFEDGEKRKNNLTLDEPHDKVKLGTLRDKQSKGRRQEVSSGRRTSKDLSVPLQHERDNIEKTFWDLKEEFHRICLLAKAQKEHLNKLNIPNIVTDTQCSVPVQCTDRTDKQEALFKPQAKDDTNRGTLCITSVTPRGLGRDEEDTSFESLSKFNVKFPPMDNDSTFLHSTPETPNILTPATPEAVCEDKFNMEVRDNPGNFVKTEETLFEIQRIDPITSAIQNLKTTDKTKPSNLRAPCLPAGDHNVFYVNTFPLQDPPDAPFPSLDSPGKAVRGPQQPFWKPFLNQDTDLSGSDSELLKPQVCEFCQELFPPSITSREDFLRHLNTHFNGET, encoded by the exons ATGGAGTCTAGTCGag ATAATAGTTATGGCTATGTACCTTTGTTTGAAGATGGTGAAAAAAGGAAGAATAATTTGACCCTTGATGAACCACATGATAAAGTGAAACTAGGAACACTGAGAGATAAGCAATCAAAG GGGAGAAGACAAGAAGTTTCTTCTGGAAGAAGAACCTCAAAGGATCTCAGCGTTCCTTTACAGCATGAAAG GGATAATATAGAGAAGACTTTCTGGGATCTTAAAGAAGAATTTCATAGGATATGCTTGCTAGCAAAAGCACAGAAAGAACATTTAAACAAACTTAATATACCAAATATTGTGACTG ACACGCAGTGCTCCGTGCCTGTACAGTGTACTGATAGAACCGATAAACAAGAAGCGCTGTTTAAGCCCCAGGCTAAAGACGATACAAATAGAGGCACGCTGTGCATCACATCTGTTACACCCAGAGGACTGGGCCGGGATGAGGAAGATACTTCCTTTGAATCGCTTTCTAAATTCAATGTCAAGTTCCCACCTATGGACAATGACTCTACTTTTCTACATAGCACTCCAGAGACGCCAAACATCCTTACTCCTGCCACACCTGAGGCAGTGTGTGAGGACAAATTTAatatggaagtcagagacaacccaGGAAACTTTGTTAAAACAGAAGAAACTTTATTTGAAATTCAGAGAATTGACCCCATAACTTCAGCTATACAAAACCTTAAAACAactgacaaaacaaaaccctcaaatcTTAGAGCTCCGTGTTTGCCAGCTGGAGACCATAATGTGTTCTATGTAAATACATTCCCACTTCAAGACCCGCCTGATGCACCTTTTCCCTCCCTGGATTCCCCAGGAAAAGCTGTCCgaggaccacagcag CCCTTTTGGAAGCCTTTTCTTAACCAGGACACTGACTTAAGCGGTTCAGACTCAGAACTCCTTAAGCCTCAAGTGTGTGAATTCTGTCAAGAGCTCTTCCCACCATCCATTACATCCAGAGAGGATTTCCTTCGGCATCTTAATACACACTTCAATGGGGAGACTTGA
- the Tank gene encoding TRAF family member-associated NF-kappa-B activator isoform X1 translates to MDKNIGEQLNRAYEAFRQACMDRDSAIRELQQKQTENYELRIREQQEQLSFQQTLIDKLRSQLLLMESSRDNSYGYVPLFEDGEKRKNNLTLDEPHDKVKLGTLRDKQSKGRRQEVSSGRRTSKDLSVPLQHERDNIEKTFWDLKEEFHRICLLAKAQKEHLNKLNIPNIVTDTQCSVPVQCTDRTDKQEALFKPQAKDDTNRGTLCITSVTPRGLGRDEEDTSFESLSKFNVKFPPMDNDSTFLHSTPETPNILTPATPEAVCEDKFNMEVRDNPGNFVKTEETLFEIQRIDPITSAIQNLKTTDKTKPSNLRAPCLPAGDHNVFYVNTFPLQDPPDAPFPSLDSPGKAVRGPQQPFWKPFLNQDTDLSGSDSELLKPQVCEFCQELFPPSITSREDFLRHLNTHFNGET, encoded by the exons caGACTGAGAACTATGAACTAAGAATTCGCGAGCAACAAGAACAGCTCTCATTTCAACAAACTCTTATTGACAAGCTAAGATCACAGCTACTTCTTATGGAGTCTAGTCGag ATAATAGTTATGGCTATGTACCTTTGTTTGAAGATGGTGAAAAAAGGAAGAATAATTTGACCCTTGATGAACCACATGATAAAGTGAAACTAGGAACACTGAGAGATAAGCAATCAAAG GGGAGAAGACAAGAAGTTTCTTCTGGAAGAAGAACCTCAAAGGATCTCAGCGTTCCTTTACAGCATGAAAG GGATAATATAGAGAAGACTTTCTGGGATCTTAAAGAAGAATTTCATAGGATATGCTTGCTAGCAAAAGCACAGAAAGAACATTTAAACAAACTTAATATACCAAATATTGTGACTG ACACGCAGTGCTCCGTGCCTGTACAGTGTACTGATAGAACCGATAAACAAGAAGCGCTGTTTAAGCCCCAGGCTAAAGACGATACAAATAGAGGCACGCTGTGCATCACATCTGTTACACCCAGAGGACTGGGCCGGGATGAGGAAGATACTTCCTTTGAATCGCTTTCTAAATTCAATGTCAAGTTCCCACCTATGGACAATGACTCTACTTTTCTACATAGCACTCCAGAGACGCCAAACATCCTTACTCCTGCCACACCTGAGGCAGTGTGTGAGGACAAATTTAatatggaagtcagagacaacccaGGAAACTTTGTTAAAACAGAAGAAACTTTATTTGAAATTCAGAGAATTGACCCCATAACTTCAGCTATACAAAACCTTAAAACAactgacaaaacaaaaccctcaaatcTTAGAGCTCCGTGTTTGCCAGCTGGAGACCATAATGTGTTCTATGTAAATACATTCCCACTTCAAGACCCGCCTGATGCACCTTTTCCCTCCCTGGATTCCCCAGGAAAAGCTGTCCgaggaccacagcag CCCTTTTGGAAGCCTTTTCTTAACCAGGACACTGACTTAAGCGGTTCAGACTCAGAACTCCTTAAGCCTCAAGTGTGTGAATTCTGTCAAGAGCTCTTCCCACCATCCATTACATCCAGAGAGGATTTCCTTCGGCATCTTAATACACACTTCAATGGGGAGACTTGA
- the Tank gene encoding TRAF family member-associated NF-kappa-B activator isoform X2, translated as MDKNIGEQLNRAYEAFRQACMDRDSAIRELQQKTENYELRIREQQEQLSFQQTLIDKLRSQLLLMESSRDNSYGYVPLFEDGEKRKNNLTLDEPHDKVKLGTLRDKQSKGRRQEVSSGRRTSKDLSVPLQHERDNIEKTFWDLKEEFHRICLLAKAQKEHLNKLNIPNIVTDTQCSVPVQCTDRTDKQEALFKPQAKDDTNRGTLCITSVTPRGLGRDEEDTSFESLSKFNVKFPPMDNDSTFLHSTPETPNILTPATPEAVCEDKFNMEVRDNPGNFVKTEETLFEIQRIDPITSAIQNLKTTDKTKPSNLRAPCLPAGDHNVFYVNTFPLQDPPDAPFPSLDSPGKAVRGPQQPFWKPFLNQDTDLSGSDSELLKPQVCEFCQELFPPSITSREDFLRHLNTHFNGET; from the exons ACTGAGAACTATGAACTAAGAATTCGCGAGCAACAAGAACAGCTCTCATTTCAACAAACTCTTATTGACAAGCTAAGATCACAGCTACTTCTTATGGAGTCTAGTCGag ATAATAGTTATGGCTATGTACCTTTGTTTGAAGATGGTGAAAAAAGGAAGAATAATTTGACCCTTGATGAACCACATGATAAAGTGAAACTAGGAACACTGAGAGATAAGCAATCAAAG GGGAGAAGACAAGAAGTTTCTTCTGGAAGAAGAACCTCAAAGGATCTCAGCGTTCCTTTACAGCATGAAAG GGATAATATAGAGAAGACTTTCTGGGATCTTAAAGAAGAATTTCATAGGATATGCTTGCTAGCAAAAGCACAGAAAGAACATTTAAACAAACTTAATATACCAAATATTGTGACTG ACACGCAGTGCTCCGTGCCTGTACAGTGTACTGATAGAACCGATAAACAAGAAGCGCTGTTTAAGCCCCAGGCTAAAGACGATACAAATAGAGGCACGCTGTGCATCACATCTGTTACACCCAGAGGACTGGGCCGGGATGAGGAAGATACTTCCTTTGAATCGCTTTCTAAATTCAATGTCAAGTTCCCACCTATGGACAATGACTCTACTTTTCTACATAGCACTCCAGAGACGCCAAACATCCTTACTCCTGCCACACCTGAGGCAGTGTGTGAGGACAAATTTAatatggaagtcagagacaacccaGGAAACTTTGTTAAAACAGAAGAAACTTTATTTGAAATTCAGAGAATTGACCCCATAACTTCAGCTATACAAAACCTTAAAACAactgacaaaacaaaaccctcaaatcTTAGAGCTCCGTGTTTGCCAGCTGGAGACCATAATGTGTTCTATGTAAATACATTCCCACTTCAAGACCCGCCTGATGCACCTTTTCCCTCCCTGGATTCCCCAGGAAAAGCTGTCCgaggaccacagcag CCCTTTTGGAAGCCTTTTCTTAACCAGGACACTGACTTAAGCGGTTCAGACTCAGAACTCCTTAAGCCTCAAGTGTGTGAATTCTGTCAAGAGCTCTTCCCACCATCCATTACATCCAGAGAGGATTTCCTTCGGCATCTTAATACACACTTCAATGGGGAGACTTGA
- the Tank gene encoding TRAF family member-associated NF-kappa-B activator isoform X3, producing the protein MDKNIGEQLNRAYEAFRQACMDRDSAIRELQQKGRRQEVSSGRRTSKDLSVPLQHERDNIEKTFWDLKEEFHRICLLAKAQKEHLNKLNIPNIVTDTQCSVPVQCTDRTDKQEALFKPQAKDDTNRGTLCITSVTPRGLGRDEEDTSFESLSKFNVKFPPMDNDSTFLHSTPETPNILTPATPEAVCEDKFNMEVRDNPGNFVKTEETLFEIQRIDPITSAIQNLKTTDKTKPSNLRAPCLPAGDHNVFYVNTFPLQDPPDAPFPSLDSPGKAVRGPQQPFWKPFLNQDTDLSGSDSELLKPQVCEFCQELFPPSITSREDFLRHLNTHFNGET; encoded by the exons GGGAGAAGACAAGAAGTTTCTTCTGGAAGAAGAACCTCAAAGGATCTCAGCGTTCCTTTACAGCATGAAAG GGATAATATAGAGAAGACTTTCTGGGATCTTAAAGAAGAATTTCATAGGATATGCTTGCTAGCAAAAGCACAGAAAGAACATTTAAACAAACTTAATATACCAAATATTGTGACTG ACACGCAGTGCTCCGTGCCTGTACAGTGTACTGATAGAACCGATAAACAAGAAGCGCTGTTTAAGCCCCAGGCTAAAGACGATACAAATAGAGGCACGCTGTGCATCACATCTGTTACACCCAGAGGACTGGGCCGGGATGAGGAAGATACTTCCTTTGAATCGCTTTCTAAATTCAATGTCAAGTTCCCACCTATGGACAATGACTCTACTTTTCTACATAGCACTCCAGAGACGCCAAACATCCTTACTCCTGCCACACCTGAGGCAGTGTGTGAGGACAAATTTAatatggaagtcagagacaacccaGGAAACTTTGTTAAAACAGAAGAAACTTTATTTGAAATTCAGAGAATTGACCCCATAACTTCAGCTATACAAAACCTTAAAACAactgacaaaacaaaaccctcaaatcTTAGAGCTCCGTGTTTGCCAGCTGGAGACCATAATGTGTTCTATGTAAATACATTCCCACTTCAAGACCCGCCTGATGCACCTTTTCCCTCCCTGGATTCCCCAGGAAAAGCTGTCCgaggaccacagcag CCCTTTTGGAAGCCTTTTCTTAACCAGGACACTGACTTAAGCGGTTCAGACTCAGAACTCCTTAAGCCTCAAGTGTGTGAATTCTGTCAAGAGCTCTTCCCACCATCCATTACATCCAGAGAGGATTTCCTTCGGCATCTTAATACACACTTCAATGGGGAGACTTGA
- the Tank gene encoding TRAF family member-associated NF-kappa-B activator isoform X5: protein MKGGSTSLFANSSLDNIEKTFWDLKEEFHRICLLAKAQKEHLNKLNIPNIVTDTQCSVPVQCTDRTDKQEALFKPQAKDDTNRGTLCITSVTPRGLGRDEEDTSFESLSKFNVKFPPMDNDSTFLHSTPETPNILTPATPEAVCEDKFNMEVRDNPGNFVKTEETLFEIQRIDPITSAIQNLKTTDKTKPSNLRAPCLPAGDHNVFYVNTFPLQDPPDAPFPSLDSPGKAVRGPQQPFWKPFLNQDTDLSGSDSELLKPQVCEFCQELFPPSITSREDFLRHLNTHFNGET, encoded by the exons ATGAAAGGTGGTTCTACATCCCTCTTTGCCAACTCGAGttt GGATAATATAGAGAAGACTTTCTGGGATCTTAAAGAAGAATTTCATAGGATATGCTTGCTAGCAAAAGCACAGAAAGAACATTTAAACAAACTTAATATACCAAATATTGTGACTG ACACGCAGTGCTCCGTGCCTGTACAGTGTACTGATAGAACCGATAAACAAGAAGCGCTGTTTAAGCCCCAGGCTAAAGACGATACAAATAGAGGCACGCTGTGCATCACATCTGTTACACCCAGAGGACTGGGCCGGGATGAGGAAGATACTTCCTTTGAATCGCTTTCTAAATTCAATGTCAAGTTCCCACCTATGGACAATGACTCTACTTTTCTACATAGCACTCCAGAGACGCCAAACATCCTTACTCCTGCCACACCTGAGGCAGTGTGTGAGGACAAATTTAatatggaagtcagagacaacccaGGAAACTTTGTTAAAACAGAAGAAACTTTATTTGAAATTCAGAGAATTGACCCCATAACTTCAGCTATACAAAACCTTAAAACAactgacaaaacaaaaccctcaaatcTTAGAGCTCCGTGTTTGCCAGCTGGAGACCATAATGTGTTCTATGTAAATACATTCCCACTTCAAGACCCGCCTGATGCACCTTTTCCCTCCCTGGATTCCCCAGGAAAAGCTGTCCgaggaccacagcag CCCTTTTGGAAGCCTTTTCTTAACCAGGACACTGACTTAAGCGGTTCAGACTCAGAACTCCTTAAGCCTCAAGTGTGTGAATTCTGTCAAGAGCTCTTCCCACCATCCATTACATCCAGAGAGGATTTCCTTCGGCATCTTAATACACACTTCAATGGGGAGACTTGA